The sequence below is a genomic window from Monodelphis domestica isolate mMonDom1 chromosome 2, mMonDom1.pri, whole genome shotgun sequence.
GTGTTTACTAGATAACCCTTGCAGTTAGAGGCCACTTGAATCTGCAAGCTCGGGTTCAAATGCTGGCTCGACCACTTctaagctttgtgatcttggtcaagaCACTTTCCCCCGCCCCACTTTTTACATTTCTATTGACTAACTGAATGTTGTCAGACTAGGCTCTGGGTTTacagatacaaagaatgaaacaatttctacTTGAAATCAGCTTACGTTCTAATGAGATAGATAACGTAGGAAAACATAAAGCAAACATGCGCCAAACTAGTTAAAATACAAGGCAGTTTGGGAGGGAGGTCATTagtatttggaatcaggaaaagtaTTATTCAGAAGATAGATAGTGCTTGCATCTTAAGAGGGGTTACAAGTGGTGGAACTGGATGGTTATCCCCTATCCCTATGGAATGTAGGCTCCTACAAGGAAGgaattgttttgtctttttttcctagtAGTACTTGGCCTAAAATTACGTATAATGTTTATACATTTTAGTTGttcctcttttctccattttaaaacgGAGGGGGCCAGACTATGAGATTTCTTAAAACCTTAGTTCAACTTTCAAATCCTGAAATGCAACaggagagaatttgttttgctgggcAATAGAAGGATGTTTAAAAGTTGCAGAGAAACATAGGTTAATGTTAAAAAGTATAGgaccacagattttttttttttcatttcagacGGTCTTTTAATAGGCTTCGTAAAGCCAAAGAAAACTGTATACAAGAATTCCTTAACCACTTCAAATACAATATCAATGGAATATGCATACTTCTTCCAGTAAAAAAAGGacaatataaataaacattttcaagaaCCTCTTTTATGGAAAGTTTGCAAGTCTATTTCTGGGTAATTTACAGTATACAGTAAAAATACCTTTATGCAGAGTGAACATACAAGCAGTTTCTCTTTAGATATACCAAGGTGGTCTGCCTCTCCACAAACCCTCACGGCTGCATTCCTACCTTGCTACACTAAAGGAAGGTTACAAAAAGTTGAAGGTAacgcacttaaaaaaaaaaattaaaaaaataaaacagaaaataaaacaaaaacaaacaaacaaaaaaaaagccaaacctcCACAGCTTGTTCAGCTTCCCGTGAACAATGAATTTTAAGGTCCTTTTCTAACTCAAAGAAAACCGAACCAGGGCCCCCAATTTCACAAGTTTTGTTgtaaaaagcttaaaaaaaatttttcttaaaaacaaaaccaaaagaaaaaaacaaaacaaaaaaataataaagaaaaccaCCACACCTTGGCTCATgacgaaaagaaaaaaaaatccgaagtgctttcaaaatgcttttttaaaaaaacactcgAGAACAGACAAGagctttcttaaaagaaaagtcTAATTAGGCCATCTCATGTCCGAAGCTGTCAGGCTGTGTTTGACAAGATCAGAACTGATAATACTACAAAAGTGAATACAAGTAGATGGGTACTACACAATAACGATTCAGCGAAGCTCCAAAAATCTTTATAAATACAGCCATTGGAAGGACGATCTTGATTCAGGAAGGATTTTTACTCGTTGTGTGTAGCATAACTGTCATAGCTGTCTCTGTAAGACCCTCCTGAAGACCGGTCACCATAGCCTCCTTGactcctgctgctgctgtaaTAGTCTCTGGAACTTCATATCCTccgcttctggattcaaatctgctcCCCCCATAACCGCGGTCTCCACCTCCTCTAGAAAAACCACGGCCTCGACCCCTGCCTCCACGGAAGAAGCCTCGGCCACTGGATGAACCCCCTCTGTATCCACGGGACCGATTTTCTGATGATTTGCCTGCCTGGTCAACTCTAATCTGCCGCCCATCAACAGACTTTCCATTCATGGCCATCATGGCATCTTTAGCATCATCTATGTTCTCAAATGTGACAAAGCCAAAACCTCTGGATCTCTGAGTCTCCCTGTCTTTCACAACAACAACTTCAGCAATCTGTCCATACTTTGAGAAGACTTGTTCCAATGACTGTTCATTAGTATCAAAACTCAGTCCACCAACAAAGAGTTTTCCTTCATCTGATGCCATCTTGACCGGTGTGTAGGATAGGACGGGAAGGATAAGCGGTGTCAGCGAAAAGACCAGAACGACCTGAGCCTCCTAACGGGAAAATCAGGACCACAGATTTACAAGTGGAAGGGCCTTTTTAGGGcctttgtagatgaagaaactgaggctgagagagctggttaattgcccagagtcatgtaactataaatgtctgaggtgggattgaacttttaaaattttcctgACACCCAAGTCCAATATACCATATTCTTTAAGACCTTCAAACTGGCTTATTAAGAAAGAGACAAGGATAACAGGAAATCAGTTTAGTTTTTCAAAATGTAATTGAAGGAAATTGAACTATATATCAATATGAAATTTTTGCTACAGGTGAAACCAAAACATAAAAGGCATTCGTAGCTAAATAAAAGGATTGTTCACAGATTTTCCCAAGAGAGGCAAATTAGAGTTGTCAGAATTAGTTTCATCCTACAATCAAAGGTGGGAAGAAATATTACATGATGTTCTTGGTTCTTTCTTCTTGTATTCATTATGTATAAGCAAAAAGACCAATCTAAAGATCAGTGCAACTTATAAACTACTGTATGTTGCCAAGGATGAAGAGAAATCCTACAAGAACTCAACAAGAAAAACAGATGTTAAAAGCTTATAGATTACTTAATAGTGCCATTCCTATATATTATGAATACCTCCATAAGGAACACAACCAGAAGAATCTAGACAGAGTAAGAAGTAATCAAGCTAACTATATTTTGACAGGAAATATTTGTTTATCAATAAGGGAGATATCTCTGAATCACATCTTTGTGTAAATTCAGACAAATTTATTTAAGATAAACAGTcaaaacaaaattacaaagataGCAGTAAGAAGAAAAGAGGCAACATGCAATTATAACAGCTGGAATGTAAACTTATGAGCTGGTagtttcatttttgattttatatcTACTAATATGACTAACTTTACATATAGTAGCTGCTTCATAAAAAAATGTTCAGTTAAAACATTTCCAATCtgacctatttttttaaaatgggctGAGAGCTAAGAGTACTGTCATATTTTCAGATGGCTATACAGCCAtctccctttatttatttatttttttttttttaaccttcaccatccatcttagaatcaatactgtgtattccttttaaggcagaacagtggtaagagctaggcaatgggggtc
It includes:
- the LOC130457493 gene encoding LOW QUALITY PROTEIN: cold-inducible RNA-binding protein-like (The sequence of the model RefSeq protein was modified relative to this genomic sequence to represent the inferred CDS: inserted 1 base in 1 codon), producing MASDEGKLFVGGLSFDTNEQSLEQVFSKYGQIAEVVVVKDRETQRSRGFGFVTFENIDDAKDAMMAMNGKSVDGRQIRVDQAGKSSENRSRGYRGGSSSGRGFFRGGRGRGRGFSRGGGDRGYGGSRFESRSGGYXSSRDYYSSSRSQGGYGDRSSGGSYRDSYDSYATHNE